The genomic segment ATCTATATTCTTCTATGGGCATTTCATGAGCTATATAGGATTGGTATTTTGTACTATTTTGCTGTCATTGGAAAATTAATGTTCATAAAGTATGTAGAGCTTAAAGATAAGAAATTTCTAGCATAGCTCAGTTTCCTAAGTCTGTCTCTGTATGTtaactgcttctttttttctttttcttctttatttaaaggaaatattttaaatatggcAGAAACTAAAACcttccagcctggagcagcctgcactctcacttttttctttgtcctcATCTGTTGGGTTGATGCAGCTTCCTTCCAGCAGCATCAGCTGCTTCAGAAAGATCCAGACTATGTAATGAAAAACTTACAAAGACTCCCAAATCCTGATATGATCAAAGCACTGGAATACATAGAAGATCTTCGCAAGCAAGCTAACAAGGGAGAAAGCAGCCCTGATTACAGCTCTTATCAAAGTGTCCCATATCTCCtgcaacagaaagaaagcaaggatCAGACTCACCTACCAGATAATGTAAGGGATTCTTTGACTGAAGATGAGTCCCAGTGGGTTAAGGTAATGTTGGAAGCCTTGCGGCAAGCTGAGAAAGAGTCAAAAGCTGGCCCAAAGGAGAATAAACCTTACGGTCTGAGTTCAGATAACAGCTTTCCAGCTGGAGTAAGTGATGATTACGAGGCTTACAAGTGGCCTGAGAGGTGGCAAAAGTATCTCAAAATGCCGCTTGGGCACTACGAAGACAGTTCAAGAGACAGTCCTTTCAAGCGTACCAATGAAATCGTGGAAGAGCAGTACACCCCCCAAAGCCTTGCCACGCTGGAGTCTGTGTTTCAGGAGCTGGGGAAGATGGCAGGACCGAGTAACCACAAGAAAGAAAGGCTGGATGAGGACCAGAAATTGTATACAGACGATGAAGATGATGTGTATAAAGTGAATAACATTGCCTATGAAGATGTGGTTGGAGGAGAAGATTGGAATCCCGTAGAGGAAAAAGTGGAAAGCCAAACCCAGGAAGAGATAAAAGACAGCAAAGAGGAAATTGATAAACATGAAGAGGAGATTGACGATGAAATGAAAAGATCAGGGAAGCTCAACTTCCTTGAGGATGAAATAAGAAGAGACAATAAAGATCAAATGTCAGAGGATGTTTCAAAGCTAATGAATTATTACCTGAAGAGGCTGATGGGTAGTGCTGGGAATAGGAAATTAAGGACTGGAgaacttgaggaaaaaagagcatCAATGTTTTTGGATAAACAACTTGATCCTCAGTCTATAGCTCAGCTGATAGAAATCTCAAGGAATTTACAAATTCCTCCTGAGGATTTAATAGACATAttgaaagctggagaaaaaaagcagcttcagaGTGAAAGGTTGGAAGCTGAGCAGGAAGTAGAATTCCCAGAAGACCTCGACGAGATAGCTGAAACCAATCTAGGACAGAGcgatatatttaaaaataatgtaaactCTAAAAACGGGTACATGAAGCAGCCTCTTATCCCAGAAAATCTACCTGAAGACCTCAATATCGAAGATATTGTCAGTCTTCTGGGAAATGACAATTTAGCTAATCAGAATCCCTCCTATTTACTAAATCGTCTTAATCAAGACAATGATTTGCCAAGACTGTCTTACATTCCCAGAAGACTGAAAGGACACCTGTTTCCTAAAGCTGCCTGGATGAACGATTTGGAAAGGCGACAAATGGAATATGAAAAACTGAATGAGAAGGACGAAGAACTGGCCGATTACTTGGCCAAGGTGTTGGCAAAATATCCCGAAGTAATCAACACGAACCAGATGAAACGAGTCCCAGCTTCTGAAAGCAACCTACAGGAAGATGATCACCTGGAGCAGGCCATCAGAGAGCACCTAAATCAGCTGGAACCACAGGAGGCTGCGAAGTTGGCTTCGCTCAGCAAAAGGCTCAGCATGGCAGGGGAAGCTGATGACACGCAGAACAGGCAGTATCTGGATGAGGATATGCTAGCAAAGGTGCTAGAGTATCTAAAACAGGAGAAATCAGAGCTTGAAAGAGATCACATTACTAAGCGAGCGATGGAAAACATGTAATTGTTCCCCAAATACTATTTCTCTTCAATGTGTTGACTTCTATCCCGATTCAGTTGTGATTTATTCCTGCTCTCCCACTAAACAACTATGGTAGACTATTTACCATTGAACAGTCTGCATATCTTTCTCAGAGCTGTTATATTGTTTATTGATATACTTATATGTTATAAATCATGGGGCAAACAACAAATTGCTTCaagtgttttaagaaaaaatttaatgaTATCAAGTAAAACTATAATATGTAAACAAATTACCTTTGCATTGTTAATAAAACATGATAAATGAAGAGTGACAattataatttgaaatttttaagattaattGGATTATTTTGTTACTGTCT from the Chiroxiphia lanceolata isolate bChiLan1 chromosome 10, bChiLan1.pri, whole genome shotgun sequence genome contains:
- the SCG2 gene encoding secretogranin-2 isoform X2 yields the protein MAETKTFQPGAACTLTFFFVLICWVDAASFQQHQLLQKDPDYVMKNLQRLPNPDMIKALEYIEDLRKQANKGESSPDYSSYQSVPYLLQQKESKDQTHLPDNVRDSLTEDESQWVKVMLEALRQAEKESKAGPKENKPYGLSSDNSFPAGVSDDYEAYKWPERWQKYLKMPLGHYEDSSRDSPFKRTNEIVEEQYTPQSLATLESVFQELGKMAGPSNHKKERLDEDQKLYTDDEDDVYKVNNIAYEDVVGGEDWNPVEEKVESQTQEEIKDSKEEIDKHEEEIDDEMKRSGKLNFLEDEIRRDNKDQMSEDVSKLMNYYLKRLMGSAGNRKLRTGELEEKRASMFLDKQLDPQSIAQLIEISRNLQIPPEDLIDILKAGEKKQLQSERLEAEQEVEFPEDLDEIAETNLGQSDIFKNNVNSKNGYMKQPLIPENLPEDLNIEDIVSLLGNDNLANQNPSYLLNRLNQDNDLPRLSYIPRRLKGHLFPKAAWMNDLERRQMEYEKLNEKDEELADYLAKVLAKYPEVINTNQMKRVPASESNLQEDDHLEQAIREHLNQLEPQEAAKLASLSKRLSMAGEADDTQNRQYLDEDMLAKVLEYLKQEKSELERDHITKRAMENM
- the SCG2 gene encoding secretogranin-2 isoform X1, which translates into the protein MALQAPSTGREVPWDANSAPTRFPDVSVCKQSLYSLGTAGDLGNILNMAETKTFQPGAACTLTFFFVLICWVDAASFQQHQLLQKDPDYVMKNLQRLPNPDMIKALEYIEDLRKQANKGESSPDYSSYQSVPYLLQQKESKDQTHLPDNVRDSLTEDESQWVKVMLEALRQAEKESKAGPKENKPYGLSSDNSFPAGVSDDYEAYKWPERWQKYLKMPLGHYEDSSRDSPFKRTNEIVEEQYTPQSLATLESVFQELGKMAGPSNHKKERLDEDQKLYTDDEDDVYKVNNIAYEDVVGGEDWNPVEEKVESQTQEEIKDSKEEIDKHEEEIDDEMKRSGKLNFLEDEIRRDNKDQMSEDVSKLMNYYLKRLMGSAGNRKLRTGELEEKRASMFLDKQLDPQSIAQLIEISRNLQIPPEDLIDILKAGEKKQLQSERLEAEQEVEFPEDLDEIAETNLGQSDIFKNNVNSKNGYMKQPLIPENLPEDLNIEDIVSLLGNDNLANQNPSYLLNRLNQDNDLPRLSYIPRRLKGHLFPKAAWMNDLERRQMEYEKLNEKDEELADYLAKVLAKYPEVINTNQMKRVPASESNLQEDDHLEQAIREHLNQLEPQEAAKLASLSKRLSMAGEADDTQNRQYLDEDMLAKVLEYLKQEKSELERDHITKRAMENM